From the genome of Virgibacillus siamensis, one region includes:
- a CDS encoding GNAT family N-acetyltransferase codes for MSSTIRLLQDDDKPLVEAMDTGIENDYVLRVFDRLSREPNRIYGLFQDGQLVSIGGISIYANTYAMLGRIRTDRRFKKKGYASEIMSYIKDVAFRDEKIQWVGANTQEENLPARRVMEKIGLSEYTMLHGALTKNTSMLESGAMPWRPVTELERRKKWIHQTFIEPGNVFPYECYYPFPATANLFPDHELRKWTFYENADASRFLITKPDQKKHQYLHVIYPWSDLSDQEGLWETISRDYRQLANQTGEETYIWMDLTKEEAQTLPADHAFILKSPWILYGKNKSK; via the coding sequence ATGAGCAGTACGATTCGCCTGTTGCAGGATGATGATAAACCACTTGTTGAAGCGATGGATACAGGGATTGAAAATGATTATGTGTTAAGGGTTTTTGACAGATTAAGCCGGGAACCAAATCGTATTTACGGGCTCTTTCAGGACGGGCAACTCGTCAGCATTGGCGGGATTTCCATATATGCTAATACATATGCCATGCTTGGCAGAATACGAACTGATCGCCGTTTTAAAAAGAAAGGTTATGCATCCGAGATCATGTCGTATATAAAGGATGTGGCGTTTCGGGATGAAAAAATTCAGTGGGTTGGTGCGAATACACAGGAAGAAAATTTGCCTGCACGCCGGGTAATGGAAAAAATCGGACTTTCGGAATACACAATGCTGCACGGCGCACTGACAAAAAATACATCCATGCTGGAATCCGGTGCGATGCCATGGAGGCCGGTTACAGAACTGGAACGGAGGAAAAAATGGATCCATCAAACGTTCATAGAACCGGGAAACGTTTTTCCGTATGAATGTTATTATCCGTTTCCGGCAACGGCGAATTTATTTCCTGACCATGAATTACGTAAGTGGACGTTTTATGAGAATGCCGATGCGTCCAGATTTTTAATAACCAAACCGGATCAGAAAAAGCACCAATATTTGCATGTCATTTATCCATGGTCTGACCTATCCGATCAGGAAGGCCTCTGGGAGACAATCAGCCGCGATTACAGACAACTGGCAAATCAAACTGGTGAGGAGACGTATATCTGGATGGATTTGACCAAAGAAGAGGCACAAACGTTACCGGCTGACCATGCTTTTATATTGAAATCACCATGGATTTTATATGGAAAAAACAAATCAAAATAA
- a CDS encoding DUF1572 family protein — MSVYDTLFLMLSFGTLLVYILTKNKKTHGTKRPMKLEKTYLHVIIKKFKDMKKQGDKTINRLSEEEIHWAYNDASNSVAVIVKHLNGNMVSRWTDFLNSDGEKPYRNRDNEFEDDQTSKQELIFAWEKGWETLFSALDSLKEEDIMKRIYIRGEEHTVLEAIERQLAHYASHVGQIIYIGKQVKGESWESLSIPKGKSQKYLEDMLKKHERE, encoded by the coding sequence ATGTCTGTTTATGACACTCTATTTTTGATGCTATCATTTGGGACACTCTTGGTTTATATACTGACGAAAAACAAGAAAACACATGGTACTAAAAGACCTATGAAACTGGAGAAGACGTATCTGCATGTTATCATAAAAAAATTTAAAGATATGAAAAAACAAGGTGACAAAACGATAAACCGGCTGTCGGAAGAGGAGATTCACTGGGCGTACAATGATGCGTCGAACAGTGTTGCGGTAATTGTAAAGCATTTAAACGGCAATATGGTATCCAGATGGACAGATTTTCTGAATTCCGATGGCGAAAAGCCATACAGAAACCGTGATAATGAATTTGAAGATGATCAGACCTCCAAGCAGGAGCTGATCTTTGCCTGGGAAAAAGGTTGGGAAACGCTTTTTTCCGCATTGGACAGTTTAAAGGAAGAAGATATAATGAAGCGCATCTACATTCGCGGAGAAGAACATACTGTACTAGAGGCAATTGAAAGGCAGCTGGCTCATTACGCCTCACATGTCGGTCAAATTATATATATTGGCAAACAGGTGAAAGGGGAGAGTTGGGAAAGTCTCAGTATTCCTAAAGGGAAATCACAGAAGTATTTGGAAGACATGCTAAAAAAACATGAACGGGAATAA
- a CDS encoding chromate transporter: MNEKNKLKSLLEILMVSIKLGFTSFGGPIAHLGYFHDEYIRKRRWMDEESYADLIALCQFLPGPASSQVGIGIGVKRGGVLGGITSFIGFTLPSVVALIIFASLLHTFNLQDAGWIDGLKIVAVVVVAQAVLGMAKKLTPDIQRKTIALIALIVTLLWQTAFTQVAVILIGGAIGFILFRKQTALEKGSKVSHFPVSKKLGTVCLSLFFGLLFVLPVLSNITKLEWLTLFDSFYRSGSLVFGGGHVVLPLLEQEFVPAGWLSEQEFLAGYGAAQAVPGPLFTFAAYIGAVIHGWQGGLLGMIAIFLPAFLLILGTLPFWDALRSNPKIKGVLIGVNAAVVGILISALYSPIWISSISTAMDFALGAVLFSMLYYWKLPPWVIVITGAFGGMLISNVG, encoded by the coding sequence ATGAATGAAAAAAATAAGCTGAAATCACTGCTTGAAATATTAATGGTTTCAATTAAACTTGGTTTCACTTCTTTTGGTGGGCCAATCGCACATCTTGGGTATTTTCACGATGAATATATTCGAAAGAGAAGATGGATGGATGAGGAAAGTTATGCGGATCTGATTGCGTTATGCCAGTTCTTACCCGGCCCTGCAAGCAGTCAGGTTGGAATTGGTATTGGGGTAAAGCGCGGTGGAGTTCTTGGTGGAATCACATCATTTATAGGCTTTACCTTGCCATCTGTCGTAGCACTAATTATTTTCGCATCCTTGCTTCATACGTTCAATCTGCAGGATGCCGGCTGGATTGATGGGCTAAAAATTGTCGCGGTAGTTGTGGTGGCGCAGGCTGTGTTAGGGATGGCGAAAAAACTGACTCCGGATATTCAGCGAAAAACGATTGCGCTCATTGCCTTAATCGTTACCTTACTATGGCAAACAGCTTTTACGCAAGTAGCTGTAATCTTAATCGGCGGGGCCATTGGATTTATTCTTTTCAGGAAACAGACCGCGCTAGAAAAAGGATCGAAAGTCTCACATTTTCCTGTTTCAAAAAAATTGGGTACTGTTTGTCTCTCGTTATTTTTCGGATTATTATTTGTCCTACCGGTTTTAAGCAATATTACGAAGCTTGAGTGGCTTACCTTGTTTGACAGTTTTTACCGCTCCGGATCACTTGTGTTTGGTGGCGGACATGTGGTCCTGCCATTACTGGAGCAGGAATTTGTCCCTGCCGGATGGTTGAGCGAACAAGAATTTCTTGCCGGATATGGTGCAGCACAGGCGGTACCGGGTCCGCTGTTTACATTTGCCGCTTATATTGGTGCAGTAATTCATGGCTGGCAGGGCGGATTGCTCGGAATGATTGCAATCTTCCTTCCCGCCTTTCTGCTTATATTAGGGACGCTTCCGTTTTGGGATGCATTACGAAGCAATCCAAAAATAAAAGGTGTGTTGATTGGCGTAAATGCTGCTGTTGTCGGGATTCTTATTTCTGCCTTGTACTCCCCTATCTGGATCAGTTCCATATCAACAGCGATGGACTTTGCGCTTGGAGCTGTCCTGTTCAGCATGCTGTATTACTGGAAATTGCCTCCTTGGGTGATTGTTATTACCGGGGCTTTTGGTGGAATGCTGATTTCAAACGTTGGATAA
- a CDS encoding PadR family transcriptional regulator: MEDRILRKLFLGFIQIHILHHAMEHPIYGVWMLDELKEHGYEMSAGTLYPILHNMESDGLLLKEERNVDGKVRKYYSATDKGEIILEQARDKAFELFKEIKD, from the coding sequence TTGGAAGATCGTATATTGCGGAAGCTTTTTCTTGGTTTCATTCAAATCCATATTTTGCATCATGCTATGGAACACCCAATATATGGGGTCTGGATGCTTGATGAACTGAAGGAACATGGTTATGAAATGAGTGCGGGAACACTGTACCCCATCCTTCACAATATGGAATCGGATGGACTTTTGCTGAAGGAAGAAAGAAACGTGGATGGTAAAGTACGGAAATATTATTCGGCTACAGATAAAGGCGAGATTATTTTGGAACAGGCACGTGATAAGGCGTTTGAACTGTTTAAAGAAATTAAGGACTAA
- a CDS encoding topology modulation protein yields the protein MERIMVMGVSAGAGKSTFARKLGKKLDIDVYHLDAYFWKPDWVQASKEEFRDSNQKIVDQDQWIIEGNYSTTYDIRAPRADTIIYLELPLTICMYRVVKRWLTNIGKTRPDMGAGCKEKLDYPFIKFIITTYHKRKQKMRIRFREFQEADPSKKVIILKGRKEIQAYFDNEICSN from the coding sequence GTGGAACGAATCATGGTCATGGGGGTATCAGCCGGGGCTGGAAAGTCAACGTTTGCCAGGAAACTCGGCAAAAAATTGGACATTGATGTGTATCATCTTGATGCTTATTTCTGGAAGCCGGATTGGGTGCAGGCATCCAAAGAGGAATTTCGTGACAGCAATCAGAAAATAGTGGACCAGGATCAATGGATTATCGAGGGGAATTACAGTACCACATATGATATACGAGCTCCGCGTGCAGACACAATCATCTACCTGGAGCTGCCGCTTACAATCTGCATGTACAGGGTGGTAAAGCGGTGGCTGACCAATATTGGAAAAACCCGCCCGGACATGGGAGCGGGATGTAAAGAAAAATTGGATTATCCATTCATAAAATTTATCATAACGACCTACCATAAGCGTAAGCAAAAGATGCGCATCAGATTCCGGGAATTCCAGGAAGCTGACCCAAGTAAAAAGGTTATCATCTTAAAGGGAAGAAAAGAGATTCAGGCATATTTTGACAATGAAATTTGTTCGAATTGA
- a CDS encoding hydroxymethylglutaryl-CoA synthase translates to MKIGIDKIGFYTPHLYLDMNKLAVSRDIDPGKFTIGIGQEKMAVPPVTQDPVTLAANAAYEILDEADKEQIDFVIFGTESGIDSSKSAAVYVHELLGINPNARAIEVKQACYGATAAIQMAKGHIALNPESKVLVLGSDIARYGLNTSGEATQGAGAVALVICADPGIMALEDKSAYMTADVMDFWRPVYSDKAFVNGKLSNEQYIAFFADVWEQFKQKSGLDLKDFEAITFHLPYTKMGKKALKPVLEDAPEDVQERLKANYQISTGYNRNVGNIYTGSLYLSLLSLLEQKEDLKPGTRIGLFSYGSGAVGEFFTGILQSNYRDYLKTENHNKMFASRKEVTVPEYEAIFEETLPTNGSTVKLDTDADPAVICLAGISENMRQYVNKLK, encoded by the coding sequence TTGAAGATAGGAATTGACAAAATAGGATTTTACACACCACATCTATACCTTGATATGAACAAACTTGCAGTGAGCAGAGATATTGATCCGGGTAAATTCACCATCGGAATCGGCCAGGAAAAAATGGCAGTTCCTCCTGTTACGCAGGATCCGGTTACACTTGCCGCAAATGCCGCGTATGAAATTTTGGATGAAGCCGACAAAGAGCAAATTGATTTTGTGATTTTTGGAACAGAGTCAGGTATTGACAGCTCCAAGTCGGCAGCTGTCTATGTCCATGAATTGCTCGGAATTAATCCAAATGCACGTGCAATTGAAGTGAAGCAGGCATGCTACGGCGCAACTGCCGCCATTCAGATGGCAAAAGGGCATATCGCGCTGAACCCGGAAAGCAAGGTGCTTGTGTTGGGTTCAGACATTGCCAGATATGGATTGAATACATCAGGAGAAGCTACTCAGGGTGCAGGTGCAGTTGCACTTGTCATCTGCGCGGATCCGGGAATCATGGCACTTGAAGATAAATCTGCTTACATGACCGCCGATGTAATGGATTTTTGGCGTCCCGTCTATTCCGATAAGGCGTTCGTCAATGGAAAATTATCAAACGAACAATACATTGCATTTTTCGCGGATGTATGGGAGCAATTTAAACAAAAATCAGGCCTTGACCTGAAAGATTTTGAAGCAATTACATTCCACCTCCCATACACAAAAATGGGCAAAAAAGCATTGAAACCTGTTTTGGAGGATGCGCCGGAAGATGTTCAAGAGCGGCTGAAAGCAAATTATCAGATCAGTACCGGCTACAACCGGAATGTTGGAAACATCTACACCGGATCACTGTATTTGAGCTTGCTTTCCTTACTGGAACAAAAAGAGGATCTGAAACCAGGCACGCGAATTGGACTATTCAGCTATGGATCGGGGGCTGTCGGTGAATTTTTCACAGGTATCCTGCAGTCAAACTACCGGGATTATCTGAAAACAGAAAATCACAACAAGATGTTCGCATCACGAAAAGAAGTGACTGTCCCTGAATATGAAGCGATTTTTGAAGAAACGCTTCCAACAAATGGATCAACGGTGAAGCTGGATACCGATGCTGATCCGGCAGTCATTTGCCTGGCCGGTATATCGGAGAATATGCGTCAGTATGTGAATAAGCTGAAATAA
- a CDS encoding DUF3298 and DUF4163 domain-containing protein: MPVALPVNIEPVRISNGPQIQVIYPKVFGMRDRSMERFINQSIAHETQELINMQIEEMPTTLVEMDGSFEIKNNQRNVLSLTLSNYAYHYHAAHGMTYIKSLTFDLDQRRQYSLSDLFKPGSNYVERLSELINEQIAERDIDTFENPVTIQPNQDFYIADKTLVIYFQLYEITPYVFGFPMFPISVYAIQDIINEDGPLAPMVINN; encoded by the coding sequence ATGCCTGTAGCATTACCAGTCAATATTGAGCCGGTTCGCATCAGTAACGGACCGCAAATCCAAGTCATCTATCCAAAGGTGTTTGGCATGCGGGATCGGTCAATGGAACGATTTATAAACCAGTCCATTGCGCATGAAACCCAGGAACTCATTAACATGCAGATTGAAGAAATGCCGACGACGCTTGTGGAAATGGACGGTTCCTTTGAAATTAAAAATAACCAGCGGAATGTGTTGAGTTTAACATTATCCAACTATGCTTATCATTACCATGCAGCCCATGGCATGACATACATCAAGTCACTAACATTTGATTTGGATCAGCGGAGACAATACAGTTTAAGTGATTTATTTAAGCCGGGAAGCAATTATGTAGAGCGATTGTCTGAATTAATTAATGAACAAATCGCCGAGCGGGATATTGATACATTTGAAAATCCAGTAACAATCCAGCCGAATCAGGATTTTTACATTGCTGATAAAACTCTCGTTATCTATTTTCAGCTTTATGAGATTACTCCATATGTGTTCGGTTTTCCGATGTTCCCGATTTCCGTCTATGCCATTCAGGACATCATTAATGAAGACGGTCCACTTGCTCCGATGGTGATAAATAATTAA
- a CDS encoding DUF805 domain-containing protein, translating into MQWYTKVIKNYVTFDGRARRMEYWMFVLINAIIATILSILEFLLGIPTVLTTLYSLFIFLPSLAVNVRRLHDTGKSGWWILISLVPVVGWIILFVFMVLDSEFGRNKWGPNPKTSF; encoded by the coding sequence ATGCAATGGTATACAAAGGTTATAAAGAATTATGTCACGTTCGATGGCCGTGCTAGACGGATGGAGTACTGGATGTTTGTCCTGATTAACGCAATTATTGCAACCATACTATCCATATTGGAGTTTCTACTTGGGATTCCTACAGTATTGACAACATTGTATTCATTATTTATCTTTCTGCCATCGTTGGCAGTAAATGTCCGAAGACTTCATGACACGGGAAAATCCGGCTGGTGGATATTAATTTCATTGGTTCCGGTTGTCGGTTGGATCATCTTATTTGTCTTTATGGTCCTCGATAGTGAGTTCGGCCGAAACAAATGGGGACCGAATCCGAAAACAAGCTTTTAG
- a CDS encoding ester cyclase yields the protein MASAEKEAIVRTWFDEVFTKGNLDAVDTVAAKDMVIYSQGRNESAVGTDGFKKWLEWYCDSFANRTWFTNDIIEEEDKIVARYTGYSTYKGGLLDIPSEDQKVTETGIIIFRIENGKIAEQWCEMSDLQVVQQLLGSEFLMAK from the coding sequence ATGGCTAGTGCAGAAAAGGAAGCAATCGTTAGAACATGGTTTGACGAGGTGTTTACGAAAGGTAATTTGGATGCAGTCGATACTGTTGCAGCCAAAGATATGGTGATCTATTCACAGGGGCGTAATGAAAGCGCTGTCGGAACGGATGGCTTTAAAAAATGGCTGGAATGGTACTGTGACTCATTTGCAAATCGAACATGGTTTACAAACGATATCATTGAAGAGGAGGACAAAATTGTTGCCCGTTATACCGGTTACAGTACATATAAAGGCGGGTTATTGGATATACCATCGGAAGATCAAAAAGTGACAGAAACAGGCATTATTATCTTCCGTATTGAAAATGGAAAAATTGCTGAACAATGGTGTGAAATGAGTGATCTACAGGTGGTACAGCAGCTTTTGGGAAGTGAATTTTTAATGGCAAAGTAA
- a CDS encoding RDD family protein translates to MGNSASIAKRLAALVIDYFLVVVYACILFGLAALFYQFILDGIPDTGRLTRELTAFLTLAFPVFLYFVIMESAAEHATYGKRKMKICIASTDGDSPTLFQVMLRNVIKLLPWQAAHTFIFTGMHQEWTLSGLTWMMVVVFCYGLPILSILFLCFRKDHRVVHDLFAKTVVMKSDHS, encoded by the coding sequence ATGGGGAACTCCGCAAGCATTGCTAAGAGACTCGCGGCGTTGGTGATTGATTATTTTTTGGTCGTTGTTTATGCATGTATATTATTTGGATTGGCAGCACTGTTTTATCAGTTCATACTTGATGGAATTCCTGACACAGGACGTTTGACACGCGAACTCACAGCGTTTTTAACATTGGCTTTTCCAGTTTTTCTATATTTTGTAATCATGGAATCCGCTGCAGAACACGCAACATATGGCAAGCGAAAAATGAAAATTTGCATAGCATCAACAGACGGGGATTCCCCAACTTTATTCCAAGTTATGCTGCGAAATGTTATTAAATTGTTGCCATGGCAAGCGGCTCACACGTTTATCTTTACCGGAATGCATCAGGAATGGACTCTGTCGGGATTAACTTGGATGATGGTTGTTGTGTTCTGTTATGGCTTGCCAATCCTATCAATCTTATTCCTCTGTTTTCGTAAAGACCACCGTGTTGTGCATGACCTTTTTGCAAAGACGGTTGTGATGAAATCCGATCATTCCTGA
- a CDS encoding GNAT family N-acetyltransferase translates to MNLTTENLKLRPYEDNDECFLASMLADPEIMRFIGDGRTKDENGIKNFLDWIYHTYERGSEFGLHVMVRKDGIPVGHAGLVPQVVSGINELEIGYWINRPYWRLGYATEVATALKRYGLQKLGAPKLIALIQPGNSGSKKVAEKIGMHVEKEIVLSGRQVLVYAVYKNENR, encoded by the coding sequence ATGAATCTGACAACAGAAAATTTAAAGCTACGCCCCTATGAAGACAATGATGAATGCTTCCTGGCATCTATGTTAGCTGATCCGGAAATCATGCGCTTTATCGGGGACGGTAGAACAAAAGATGAAAATGGAATAAAAAATTTCCTGGATTGGATCTATCATACTTACGAAAGAGGATCTGAATTCGGTTTGCATGTGATGGTTCGTAAAGATGGAATTCCTGTAGGTCATGCTGGTTTAGTTCCACAAGTGGTAAGTGGAATAAACGAATTGGAGATTGGCTATTGGATTAATCGGCCATATTGGAGACTCGGTTATGCCACTGAGGTTGCAACTGCCCTGAAAAGGTATGGCTTACAAAAGTTAGGTGCACCGAAATTGATTGCTTTAATACAACCGGGAAACTCCGGATCCAAAAAAGTGGCAGAGAAAATCGGAATGCATGTTGAAAAAGAAATTGTGCTGTCCGGAAGACAGGTTCTCGTATACGCTGTATACAAAAATGAGAACCGATGA
- a CDS encoding DUF4435 domain-containing protein, with translation MSIGIKFPNDEIRQFEQGKPIVLLGANGAGKTRLSVKIEELNDPNFNNREVSETLLVQRITAQKSLSLSESIVIKGLDSAEKEATVGSDSPNSSKFGFRYGRNPATSLLNDYDKVLSLFFARNNKLVEQYHEQCRIAQSKNEAFPPPIKSLKEKAQEIWDYLLPNRQLDLSGNEVHVIFNSERYHGKEMSDGERVILYMIVQALSVKPNSMLIIDEPELHIHKAIIKKLWDKLEEERQDCVFMYITHDLDFAVSRSVNEVLWVKSYNGNEDWDYEFLPLTDYSELPEGLLFEMLGTQKKVIFVEGTKESLDYLLFQELYKDLNYHIIPCGGCSQVINYVKAKKGYSKLDYLEVYGIIDRDFRPDSQLESLRLDGIFALDVAEVENLFIVPEMLEYIKERLGKDEGVVEEIKDFVIRIYNGIKQKQLLAAFSSEMNHQLKTLNLDENIDSDGVKRKIENKFSKENIDSIFKEKEDLFLYINEYEDILKIFNFKELSDKISPKFGLQKGEYRKLIINLLKRSPNYQDKKKIIEAIRPYTPYISA, from the coding sequence ATGAGCATTGGTATTAAATTTCCAAATGATGAAATAAGACAATTTGAACAAGGTAAACCGATTGTTTTACTTGGAGCCAACGGTGCAGGAAAAACAAGGCTAAGTGTAAAAATTGAAGAATTAAATGATCCGAATTTTAATAATAGAGAGGTTTCGGAGACTTTATTAGTACAGAGAATTACCGCCCAGAAATCACTTTCTTTAAGTGAAAGCATAGTGATTAAAGGGTTAGATTCCGCAGAAAAAGAAGCAACTGTAGGTTCGGATAGTCCTAACTCAAGTAAATTTGGATTTAGATACGGTAGAAATCCGGCCACATCCTTGTTAAACGATTATGATAAAGTTCTTTCGTTATTTTTTGCTAGAAATAATAAGTTAGTTGAGCAATATCATGAACAGTGTAGAATTGCTCAGTCTAAAAATGAAGCATTTCCTCCACCAATTAAATCCCTAAAAGAAAAAGCACAAGAGATATGGGATTATTTACTTCCAAATAGACAACTAGACCTTTCTGGAAATGAAGTTCATGTAATATTTAATAGCGAACGATACCATGGGAAGGAAATGAGTGATGGAGAACGCGTTATTCTATATATGATAGTACAAGCTTTATCTGTAAAACCAAATTCCATGTTAATTATAGATGAACCTGAACTCCATATTCATAAAGCTATTATAAAAAAATTATGGGATAAGCTTGAGGAAGAACGTCAAGATTGTGTTTTCATGTATATTACTCATGATTTAGATTTTGCTGTTTCAAGAAGCGTAAACGAAGTTCTTTGGGTCAAATCTTATAATGGTAATGAGGATTGGGATTATGAATTTCTCCCTTTGACAGATTACTCAGAGTTACCAGAAGGGCTATTGTTTGAAATGTTAGGTACACAAAAGAAGGTAATATTTGTTGAAGGCACTAAAGAAAGTCTTGACTATCTTTTATTTCAGGAATTGTATAAAGACCTCAATTATCACATAATTCCATGCGGTGGTTGTTCACAAGTAATTAACTATGTTAAAGCAAAAAAAGGCTATTCAAAACTTGACTATCTTGAAGTGTATGGGATTATTGATAGGGATTTTAGACCTGATAGTCAACTTGAGTCTTTAAGGCTGGATGGTATTTTTGCACTTGATGTTGCAGAGGTGGAGAATTTATTTATCGTGCCTGAAATGCTTGAATATATTAAAGAAAGGTTAGGGAAAGACGAAGGTGTGGTTGAAGAAATAAAGGATTTTGTAATTAGAATATATAATGGAATCAAACAAAAACAATTGCTAGCAGCTTTCTCGAGTGAAATGAACCATCAATTAAAAACATTAAATTTAGATGAGAATATTGATAGTGATGGTGTGAAACGTAAGATTGAAAATAAGTTTTCAAAAGAGAATATAGATTCAATTTTCAAAGAGAAAGAGGATTTATTCTTATATATTAATGAATATGAAGATATCCTAAAGATATTTAATTTCAAGGAGTTATCTGACAAAATATCTCCAAAGTTTGGATTGCAGAAAGGGGAGTATAGAAAGTTAATTATAAATTTATTAAAGAGATCACCGAATTATCAAGATAAGAAAAAAATCATTGAAGCAATAAGACCTTATACACCCTATATATCTGCATAA
- a CDS encoding nucleoside 2-deoxyribosyltransferase has protein sequence MESFYVASSFRNLKAVQYVAKHLKSKGYIHTYDWTKNANGKEEQTFTFEDLGNIGQKEKNGVMEADFIVVLLPGGKGTHTEFGIALGQGKRIFLYSPNEEVNNFETTSTFYHLVEVEKCFGTLDGLLEQVTAAKVS, from the coding sequence ATGGAGAGTTTTTATGTGGCATCAAGTTTCAGAAATTTAAAAGCCGTTCAGTATGTTGCGAAACACTTAAAGAGTAAAGGTTATATTCATACTTATGATTGGACAAAAAATGCAAATGGAAAAGAAGAACAAACATTTACATTTGAAGACTTGGGGAATATAGGACAAAAAGAGAAAAATGGGGTAATGGAAGCTGACTTTATTGTAGTTTTATTACCAGGGGGAAAGGGTACTCATACTGAATTTGGTATTGCACTGGGTCAGGGAAAGAGGATTTTTCTTTACTCACCAAATGAAGAGGTAAATAATTTTGAAACAACGAGTACATTTTATCATCTAGTAGAAGTTGAAAAATGTTTTGGAACACTTGATGGGTTATTGGAACAAGTTACTGCAGCAAAGGTTTCTTAA
- a CDS encoding type II toxin-antitoxin system RelE family toxin — translation MNKTYNVYWSQTALDELSNILAYPPEVKERIYMDTFERLSYMPILTAKQIPNGTLKGYWVRLGLYQVMLVFEVNEEEAVVWIDGIKHKRENVYWKKR, via the coding sequence GTGAACAAAACTTATAACGTTTACTGGTCACAAACTGCCCTTGATGAATTGAGTAATATACTTGCATATCCCCCAGAAGTTAAAGAACGCATTTATATGGATACTTTTGAACGTTTATCATATATGCCCATTTTGACTGCAAAACAAATACCCAATGGGACTTTAAAAGGATACTGGGTAAGACTTGGTTTATATCAAGTTATGTTAGTATTTGAAGTTAATGAGGAAGAAGCCGTTGTTTGGATTGATGGTATTAAACATAAGAGAGAAAATGTTTATTGGAAGAAAAGGTAA
- a CDS encoding DUF2268 domain-containing protein, with the protein MVEIVPRLDHTKQFIEAVKLNPEKSREELFIDIFEISKEELEAMLFFGMFSLDNDIDSLELQLNKMRKLANEHFIKEELELLQKQFPSNRSIQLELFILDENDDFVKEKLDGVSAFTEWDGRMCFAVLPEDNIRTALKSVITHEYHHHWRISALDMNEESQTLLDRLILEGLAEHFVRIKLGEVYLGPYKDALTEDDAKTLWKNTYKEHLFDKGQITDLYMFGNKEKGLPFWGGYSLGYYLVKWYLERNEGISIEELTLLPSDKFIAYL; encoded by the coding sequence ATGGTTGAAATAGTTCCTAGACTTGACCATACAAAGCAGTTTATTGAGGCAGTGAAATTAAATCCTGAAAAAAGTAGAGAAGAGCTATTCATTGATATTTTTGAAATCTCTAAAGAGGAATTAGAAGCAATGTTGTTCTTCGGAATGTTTAGCTTAGATAATGATATTGACTCACTTGAATTACAATTAAATAAGATGCGTAAGCTTGCCAATGAACATTTTATTAAAGAGGAACTAGAGCTTTTACAAAAACAATTCCCTTCTAATAGATCCATCCAATTAGAGTTGTTCATACTTGATGAAAATGATGATTTTGTTAAGGAAAAACTTGATGGGGTTTCTGCCTTTACAGAATGGGATGGTAGGATGTGTTTTGCGGTTCTCCCTGAAGATAATATCCGCACAGCACTGAAATCTGTTATTACTCACGAATATCATCATCACTGGCGTATAAGTGCTTTGGACATGAATGAAGAGAGCCAGACTTTACTTGACCGATTGATTTTGGAAGGTTTAGCAGAACACTTTGTAAGAATAAAATTAGGGGAAGTTTATCTTGGACCATACAAAGATGCTCTAACAGAAGACGATGCTAAAACATTATGGAAAAACACATATAAAGAGCATTTATTTGATAAAGGGCAAATAACAGATTTATATATGTTTGGAAATAAAGAAAAGGGCTTACCTTTTTGGGGCGGCTATTCTTTAGGATATTACTTGGTAAAGTGGTATCTTGAAAGGAATGAAGGTATTTCTATTGAAGAATTAACCTTGCTGCCTTCTGATAAATTTATTGCTTACTTATAG